In Pantoea cypripedii, the following proteins share a genomic window:
- a CDS encoding putative urea ABC transporter substrate-binding protein gives MIKACLRLLLLCTIALFSVNALAAAKPSFKICWSIYAGWMPWDYAQQNGIVKKWADKYGIDIQFVQVNDYIESVNQYTAGGFDGCTMTNMDALTIPATGGVDSTALIVGDYSNGNDGILLKGADSVAALKGKPINLVQLSVSHYLLARALEKSGMSEKDVKVVNTADADLVAAFGTPDVNSIVTWNPLLAEAKKVPNSHLIFSSAQIPGEILDLLVVNTNTLKKYPQLGKALTGAWYETLKTMSGPGATAVAARTQMAQASGTDLAGFDQQLAATHLFSDGKTTLDFVDSPQLKATMQLVAEFSFKHGLLGEAAPSADVVGVETPAGNWGNAGNIKLRFIDTYTKLAAAGQL, from the coding sequence ATGATCAAAGCCTGCCTTCGCTTGCTGTTGCTTTGCACCATCGCGCTGTTCAGCGTTAACGCGCTTGCCGCCGCGAAACCTTCCTTCAAGATTTGCTGGTCCATTTATGCAGGCTGGATGCCGTGGGATTACGCCCAGCAGAATGGCATCGTCAAAAAATGGGCCGATAAATACGGCATCGACATTCAGTTTGTGCAGGTCAACGACTATATCGAGTCGGTCAACCAATACACCGCAGGCGGCTTTGACGGCTGCACCATGACCAACATGGATGCGCTGACCATTCCGGCCACCGGCGGCGTCGATAGCACCGCGCTGATCGTCGGCGACTACTCCAACGGCAACGACGGCATTCTGCTGAAAGGCGCGGACAGTGTGGCGGCGCTGAAAGGCAAACCGATCAATCTGGTGCAGCTGTCGGTGTCCCATTACCTGCTGGCGCGTGCGCTGGAGAAATCCGGCATGAGCGAAAAAGATGTCAAAGTGGTCAACACCGCCGATGCCGATCTGGTGGCCGCCTTTGGTACGCCAGACGTCAACTCCATCGTCACCTGGAACCCACTGCTGGCAGAAGCGAAGAAGGTGCCGAACAGCCATCTGATCTTCTCCTCGGCGCAGATTCCGGGCGAAATCCTCGACCTGCTGGTGGTCAACACCAACACCCTGAAGAAATACCCGCAGCTGGGCAAAGCGCTGACCGGCGCCTGGTATGAAACCCTGAAAACCATGTCCGGTCCGGGCGCGACCGCCGTCGCCGCACGCACGCAAATGGCGCAGGCATCCGGCACCGACCTCGCCGGTTTTGACCAGCAGCTGGCCGCTACCCATCTGTTCAGCGATGGCAAAACCACCCTCGATTTCGTTGATAGCCCGCAGCTGAAAGCCACGATGCAGCTGGTGGCGGAGTTCTCCTTCAAGCATGGCTTGCTGGGTGAGGCCGCACCGAGTGCCGATGTGGTGGGGGTGGAAACACCGGCGGGTAACTGGGGTAACGCGGGCAACATCAAACTGCGCTTTATCGATACCTACACCAAACTGGCGGCCGCAGGCCAGCTGTAA
- a CDS encoding ABC transporter substrate-binding protein, translated as MLLGASAHSHAESVIRIGLGADPDMLDPHLARTYYGRFVFAAMCDRLVDVDENLKVVPGLATDWAWSDDGKTLTMNLRSGVTFHDGEKFDANAVKFNIERALTLPGSLRKSEISSIQSVEVSGPMQVKFHLKTPDAALLSQLTDRAGAMLAPEAAKKPDFATHPVCSGPYQFESRVQQDRIVLKRFDNYWNKGAYHFDKVIFLPIPDASVRLANLRAGDLDLTEGVAASDVKTVEGDSKLALAKVTGLGYQGITFNINNGKVDANSPLKDPRVREAFSLAIDRDALNQVAFEGLYTPANQAFSPVSAYHVNIPTPARDVEKAKALLKAAGVTTPLNVTLLVTNNPTAQQVGQVIQAMVSEAGFNLNLQMSEFATLLDRQQRGDYQLSLSGWSGRPDPDGSIYSFINSKGTLNDGRYSNPQVDEWLNAARLTNDQAQRQALYNKVVNQLQTDMPIAYLYFEPRIFGMTKKLQGFKAWPDGLVRLAGVSMAQ; from the coding sequence ATGTTGCTGGGTGCCAGCGCGCATAGCCACGCCGAAAGCGTGATTCGCATCGGACTGGGTGCCGACCCGGACATGCTCGATCCCCATCTGGCGCGCACCTACTATGGCCGCTTTGTGTTTGCTGCCATGTGTGATCGGCTGGTCGATGTCGATGAGAACCTGAAAGTGGTGCCGGGCCTCGCCACCGACTGGGCATGGAGTGATGACGGCAAAACGCTGACCATGAATCTGCGCAGTGGCGTCACCTTCCACGACGGTGAAAAATTCGATGCTAACGCGGTGAAATTCAATATCGAACGCGCGCTGACGCTGCCGGGTTCACTGCGCAAAAGCGAAATCTCCTCGATTCAGAGCGTGGAAGTCAGTGGGCCGATGCAGGTGAAATTCCACCTGAAAACCCCGGATGCAGCGCTGCTCAGCCAGCTGACCGACCGCGCGGGCGCGATGCTGGCTCCTGAAGCAGCGAAGAAGCCTGATTTCGCCACCCATCCGGTGTGCTCCGGCCCGTATCAGTTCGAAAGCCGTGTGCAGCAGGACCGCATCGTCCTGAAACGCTTTGATAATTACTGGAACAAAGGTGCCTACCATTTCGACAAAGTGATTTTCCTGCCGATCCCGGATGCCTCGGTACGCCTCGCCAACCTGCGCGCCGGTGACCTCGATCTCACCGAAGGCGTCGCCGCCAGCGATGTGAAAACCGTTGAAGGCGACAGCAAACTGGCGCTGGCGAAAGTCACCGGCCTCGGTTATCAGGGCATCACCTTCAACATCAACAACGGCAAAGTCGATGCCAATAGCCCGCTGAAAGATCCGCGTGTGCGTGAAGCCTTCTCGCTGGCCATCGACCGCGATGCGCTGAATCAGGTGGCGTTTGAAGGCCTGTATACCCCGGCTAATCAGGCTTTTTCTCCGGTCAGCGCGTATCACGTCAATATCCCAACCCCGGCGCGCGATGTGGAGAAAGCCAAAGCGTTGCTGAAGGCCGCTGGCGTCACCACACCCCTCAACGTGACGCTGCTGGTCACCAACAACCCCACCGCGCAGCAGGTTGGCCAGGTGATTCAGGCGATGGTGAGCGAGGCCGGTTTCAACCTCAATCTGCAAATGAGCGAATTCGCCACCCTGCTGGATCGCCAGCAACGCGGTGATTACCAGCTCAGCCTGTCAGGCTGGTCCGGTCGTCCCGATCCGGATGGCAGCATTTACTCGTTTATCAACAGCAAAGGCACGCTGAACGATGGCCGCTACAGCAATCCGCAGGTGGATGAGTGGCTGAACGCCGCACGTCTGACCAACGATCAGGCGCAGCGTCAGGCGCTGTACAACAAGGTGGTGAACCAGCTGCAAACCGATATGCCGATTGCTTACCTCTACTTTGAGCCACGCATCTTTGGCATGACGAAAAAATTGCAGGGCTTTAAAGCCTGGCCGGACGGGCTGGTACGCCTGGCTGGCGTGAGCATGGCGCAGTAA
- a CDS encoding ABC transporter ATP-binding protein, which translates to MKPILECCDLSKTFNGPNRLFKRNRGVTAVDRVSLQVMPGETLAIVGESGSGKSTLGRLLLRLLAASAGEVMYEGESITHASGTRLNQLRRELQIIFQDPFASLNPRMTVQQIVGEPLWLHDNMNREARHARVAELLRTVGLPAAWAERYPHEFSGGQRQRIGIARALASQPKLLLGDEPVSALDVSVQAQVVNLLESLKQQFGLTMIIVAHGLAVIRHMSDRVAVMYLGQIVELATVDEIFDAPLHPYTQALIASAPQMQPGASRTIPMLQGDLPNPANPPTGCRFHTRCPWATAECRQFEPINQVLSGGRQIACHRWQEINRDRSAIVIAPPSAAFLRRRALFEQAVNQQA; encoded by the coding sequence ATGAAACCGATTTTAGAATGCTGCGATTTAAGCAAAACCTTCAATGGCCCAAATCGCCTGTTTAAACGCAACCGTGGCGTCACGGCGGTGGATCGCGTGTCACTGCAAGTGATGCCGGGGGAAACCCTGGCGATTGTCGGCGAGTCCGGCTCCGGTAAATCGACGCTCGGGCGTCTGTTGCTGCGTTTGCTGGCGGCCAGTGCCGGAGAAGTGATGTACGAAGGGGAAAGCATCACCCACGCCAGCGGCACGCGCCTCAATCAGCTGCGCCGCGAATTGCAGATTATCTTTCAGGACCCCTTCGCCTCCCTCAACCCCCGGATGACAGTGCAGCAGATTGTCGGTGAACCGCTGTGGCTGCACGACAACATGAACCGTGAAGCACGCCACGCACGGGTGGCGGAGCTGCTGCGCACCGTCGGCCTGCCCGCCGCCTGGGCAGAACGTTATCCGCACGAGTTTTCCGGTGGTCAGCGTCAGCGTATCGGCATTGCCCGTGCCCTCGCCTCGCAACCGAAGCTGCTGCTGGGGGATGAGCCGGTATCCGCGCTGGATGTTTCGGTACAGGCGCAGGTGGTGAACCTGCTGGAAAGCCTGAAGCAGCAATTTGGCCTGACGATGATCATTGTGGCGCACGGCCTGGCGGTGATTCGCCATATGAGCGACCGCGTGGCGGTGATGTACCTCGGGCAGATTGTCGAGCTGGCGACGGTGGACGAAATTTTCGATGCGCCGCTGCATCCCTATACCCAGGCACTGATCGCCTCCGCACCGCAGATGCAGCCGGGGGCCAGCCGCACCATTCCGATGTTGCAGGGCGATCTGCCCAATCCAGCCAATCCTCCCACTGGCTGCCGTTTTCACACCCGCTGCCCGTGGGCGACCGCCGAATGCCGCCAGTTTGAACCCATCAACCAGGTGCTGAGCGGTGGACGACAAATTGCCTGTCACCGCTGGCAGGAGATTAACCGTGACCGTAGCGCGATTGTGATTGCGCCGCCGTCTGCCGCCTTTTTACGTCGCCGCGCGCTGTTTGAGCAGGCGGTCAATCAGCAAGCTTAA
- a CDS encoding ABC transporter permease, whose translation MRKLINYQPLPMGRLLLGVLPLLALLLVYLFASDARLSLNAADKLLPGFNAMGDAINRMAFQPSPRTGEYLLWTDTAASLMRLLSGVLISAMLALAIGLFTGALPVVRAVLAPLVTLFALVPPLAILPILFICFGLGEVSKVVLIVIGITPLIARDLQLQVEKIPREQLVKAQTLGGNSAQILWRVILPQLMPRLFDAVRLSLSSAWLFLIAAEAIVATEGLGYRIFLMRRYLAMDVILPYVAWITLLAFALDLLLRLISRRCWPWYYAK comes from the coding sequence ATGCGTAAACTGATTAACTATCAACCGCTGCCGATGGGCCGCCTGTTGCTCGGTGTGCTGCCGCTGCTGGCGTTGCTGCTGGTGTATCTGTTCGCGTCGGATGCGCGTCTGAGCCTCAACGCGGCGGATAAATTGCTGCCGGGGTTTAACGCCATGGGCGACGCCATCAACCGGATGGCGTTTCAGCCCAGCCCGCGTACCGGGGAATATCTGCTATGGACCGACACCGCCGCCAGCCTGATGCGTCTGCTGAGCGGCGTGTTAATCAGCGCCATGCTGGCACTGGCGATTGGTCTGTTCACCGGCGCGTTGCCGGTGGTGCGTGCGGTGCTGGCTCCGCTGGTCACCCTGTTCGCGCTGGTGCCGCCGCTGGCGATTCTGCCGATTCTGTTTATCTGCTTTGGCCTCGGTGAAGTGTCGAAAGTGGTGCTGATTGTCATCGGCATCACCCCGTTGATTGCCCGTGATTTGCAACTTCAGGTGGAGAAAATCCCGCGCGAGCAACTGGTGAAGGCGCAGACGCTGGGCGGCAATAGCGCACAGATTTTGTGGCGGGTGATCCTGCCACAGCTGATGCCGCGTCTGTTCGATGCGGTGCGCCTGTCGCTTAGCTCGGCGTGGCTGTTCCTGATCGCCGCTGAAGCTATCGTCGCCACCGAAGGTCTCGGCTACCGCATCTTCCTGATGCGTCGTTATCTGGCGATGGATGTGATTTTGCCTTACGTCGCCTGGATTACCCTGCTGGCCTTTGCCCTCGACCTGCTGCTGCGGCTGATTAGCCGTCGCTGCTGGCCGTGGTATTACGCCAAATAA
- a CDS encoding urea amidolyase associated protein UAAP2, with translation MIKESLLNPAGAHFQQQIGAGDYWLHRIEKGATLRITDLEGNQAADTLFFNADDTAERYSMTDTLRGQQNVFLTAGSVLRSNDDRPMLTIVADTCGRHDTLGGACATESNTVRYDLEKRHMHACRDSWMLAVAEHPEYGLTRRDITHNINFFMNVPVTHEGGLTFADGISAPGKYVEMVAEMNILVLISNCPQLNNPCNGYNPTPILVSVW, from the coding sequence ATGATCAAAGAAAGTTTACTGAATCCTGCCGGGGCGCATTTTCAGCAGCAGATTGGTGCCGGTGATTACTGGCTGCACCGCATCGAAAAAGGCGCAACGCTGCGCATCACCGATCTGGAAGGCAATCAGGCGGCGGATACGTTGTTCTTCAACGCTGACGACACCGCTGAACGCTACAGCATGACTGACACGCTGCGCGGCCAGCAAAATGTGTTTCTGACGGCGGGCAGCGTGCTGCGGTCCAATGACGATCGTCCAATGCTGACCATCGTCGCCGATACCTGTGGCCGCCACGACACCCTCGGCGGTGCCTGCGCCACCGAGAGCAACACCGTGCGTTATGACCTGGAGAAACGGCATATGCACGCCTGCCGCGACAGCTGGATGCTGGCGGTGGCGGAACATCCTGAATATGGCCTGACGCGCCGCGATATCACCCACAACATCAACTTTTTTATGAACGTACCGGTGACGCACGAAGGCGGGCTGACCTTTGCCGATGGGATTTCTGCGCCGGGTAAATATGTCGAGATGGTGGCAGAGATGAACATCCTGGTGCTGATCTCCAACTGCCCGCAGCTCAACAACCCCTGTAACGGTTACAACCCGACGCCGATTTTAGTCAGCGTGTGGTGA
- a CDS encoding ABC transporter permease produces the protein MLELIVKRLLLAIPTLLLVSIMVFALQKLLPGDPVLAMAGEERDPAVIAQLRAEYHLDDPIPTQYFAWIGSALKGDLGMSLRTKEPVTALIASKLPVTLELSLLAMLIALVIGISMGIIAAVRKDSWVDHTTNFVALSGISVPHFWLGILLILLFSVHLQWLPASGFVPVSEDMAQNLKTLLLPALVLGTGLAATLMRHTRASMIAVLKADYIRTARAKGLLAPKVVLKHAFRNALMPIVTLTTLLFGELLGGAVLTEQVFTLPGFGKMIVDAVFNRDYAVVQGVVLVVAIGFLLLNLLADVLYLLINPKMRG, from the coding sequence ATGCTGGAATTGATTGTTAAACGGCTGCTGCTGGCCATTCCCACCCTGTTGCTGGTGAGCATTATGGTGTTTGCGCTGCAAAAGCTGCTGCCAGGCGACCCGGTGCTGGCGATGGCCGGTGAGGAGCGCGATCCGGCGGTCATCGCTCAGTTGCGTGCCGAGTACCATCTCGACGACCCGATCCCAACGCAATATTTCGCGTGGATTGGCAGCGCGCTGAAGGGCGACCTCGGCATGTCGTTGCGTACCAAAGAGCCGGTGACGGCGTTAATTGCCAGCAAACTGCCGGTCACGCTGGAGCTGTCACTGCTGGCGATGCTGATTGCGCTGGTGATCGGCATCAGCATGGGGATTATCGCGGCGGTACGCAAAGATAGCTGGGTCGATCACACCACCAACTTTGTCGCGCTATCGGGCATCTCGGTGCCGCATTTCTGGCTGGGGATTCTGCTGATCCTGCTGTTTTCGGTGCATCTGCAATGGCTACCGGCGTCAGGTTTTGTGCCGGTCAGCGAAGATATGGCGCAGAACCTGAAAACCCTGCTGCTACCGGCGCTGGTGCTGGGCACCGGCCTCGCCGCCACCCTGATGCGCCATACCCGCGCCTCGATGATTGCGGTGCTGAAAGCGGATTACATCCGCACCGCACGCGCCAAAGGCCTGCTGGCGCCGAAAGTGGTGCTGAAACACGCCTTCCGCAATGCGCTGATGCCGATCGTCACCCTGACAACGCTGCTGTTTGGCGAACTGCTGGGCGGCGCGGTGCTGACCGAGCAGGTTTTTACCCTGCCCGGCTTCGGCAAGATGATTGTCGATGCGGTGTTTAACCGTGATTACGCCGTGGTGCAGGGCGTGGTGCTGGTGGTTGCCATCGGGTTTCTGCTGCTCAACCTGCTGGCCGACGTGCTCTATCTGTTAATCAACCCGAAAATGCGAGGCTAA
- a CDS encoding urea amidolyase associated protein UAAP1, translating into MTTSYQTTLPAGSHWSFVMRSGTALTLTDVAGGANVGMLFYNPENLLERYNAPDTLKCQHTFRLTAGHCLYSDMGRIFCGIEADSFGWHESVCGTLNAAQTAARFGASDYQQARNQRHQNGYDSFLVELAKYGLGKRDMAACINFFAQVRADDNGTLQREQQGAAGAQVRLRFAMDTLVLLHTCPHPLTPAGDYPRPPVELQIDAQRAPLPEICLQRAENQRGLRNNALYQLQGEL; encoded by the coding sequence ATGACTACCTCATACCAAACAACGTTACCGGCTGGCTCGCACTGGTCGTTTGTGATGCGCAGCGGCACCGCGCTGACCCTCACCGATGTGGCGGGCGGCGCGAATGTCGGCATGCTGTTTTACAACCCGGAAAACCTGCTGGAGCGTTATAACGCGCCGGACACCCTCAAGTGTCAGCACACCTTCCGTCTCACCGCCGGGCACTGCCTCTACTCCGACATGGGGCGCATCTTTTGCGGTATTGAAGCGGACAGCTTCGGCTGGCACGAGAGCGTGTGCGGCACGCTGAACGCCGCGCAAACCGCCGCGCGGTTTGGCGCCAGCGATTATCAGCAGGCGCGTAATCAGCGCCATCAGAATGGCTACGACAGTTTCCTCGTGGAGCTGGCGAAATATGGTCTCGGCAAGCGTGATATGGCCGCCTGCATCAACTTTTTCGCCCAGGTACGCGCCGACGATAACGGCACGCTGCAACGGGAACAGCAGGGTGCGGCTGGCGCTCAGGTGCGGCTGCGTTTCGCCATGGACACCCTGGTGCTGCTGCATACCTGCCCGCATCCGCTCACGCCCGCCGGTGATTATCCGCGACCGCCGGTGGAATTGCAGATCGATGCGCAGCGCGCGCCGCTGCCGGAGATTTGCCTGCAACGCGCCGAGAACCAGCGCGGCCTGCGTAATAACGCCCTTTATCAATTGCAGGGAGAATTGTGA
- a CDS encoding ABC transporter ATP-binding protein, with product MPLLQLKNLEKHYGQQVVLERLNISVEEGEFVAIVGASGCGKTTFLNMLLGTEAPTKGALLLDGEPIPDEPDAHRGVVFQRYSVFPHLTVLGNVMLAEEFSTARWLGRVWGRKRQAIRQRAQAMLAQVGLEHAQSKYPHQLSGGMQQRLALAQALMKRPRILLLDEPFGALDPGIRSEMHQLITQLWQQHGLTIFMITHDLKEGFSLASRLLVFDKLRHDPHAPEAWGATITYDLPLDRQRPADAPLAASQVA from the coding sequence ATGCCCTTACTGCAACTGAAAAACCTTGAGAAGCACTATGGCCAGCAGGTGGTGCTGGAGCGTCTGAACATCAGCGTGGAAGAGGGAGAATTTGTGGCGATTGTCGGCGCTTCCGGCTGCGGCAAAACCACCTTCCTCAATATGCTGCTCGGCACTGAAGCCCCGACCAAAGGCGCACTGCTGCTGGATGGTGAACCGATCCCCGATGAACCGGATGCCCATCGCGGCGTGGTGTTTCAGCGCTACTCGGTGTTCCCGCATCTGACGGTGCTGGGCAACGTGATGCTGGCGGAAGAGTTCAGCACTGCCCGCTGGCTGGGACGCGTCTGGGGGCGCAAACGTCAGGCGATTCGCCAGCGCGCGCAGGCGATGCTGGCGCAGGTGGGACTCGAACATGCGCAAAGCAAATATCCGCATCAGCTGTCCGGCGGGATGCAACAGCGTCTGGCGCTGGCGCAGGCACTGATGAAGCGCCCGCGCATTCTGCTGCTGGATGAACCCTTTGGCGCGCTCGATCCCGGTATTCGCAGCGAGATGCATCAGCTGATCACCCAGCTGTGGCAGCAGCATGGCCTGACCATCTTTATGATCACCCACGATCTGAAAGAGGGCTTCAGCCTCGCCTCGCGCCTGCTGGTTTTCGACAAGCTGCGCCACGACCCCCACGCGCCGGAAGCCTGGGGTGCAACCATTACCTACGACCTGCCGCTCGATCGGCAACGGCCCGCTGATGCACCGCTGGCCGCATCGCAGGTCGCCTGA
- a CDS encoding ABC transporter ATP-binding protein encodes MTAQPVLSVSNLRVQFRGSPVTVIDDISLTLHAGETLALVGESGCGKSITSLTLMGLQPDSARILQGEMQFDGRDLRALSAGDYASLRGNQLAMIFQEPMTSLNPAFTLGDQLSEAVMRHRKVNRRTAMDAALAILQKVQIPAAEMRLKAYPHQLSGGMRQRVMIAMALINQPKLLIADEPTTALDVTIQAQILDLLNTLKQETGTAVLMITHDLGVVAEVAQRVAVMYAGQVVESGTVAEIFNDPQHPYTIGLMGSIPSLSARSGALATIPGSVPLPESMPAGCRFATRCPFAETRCHQNRPALRALTPEHQVACFRAPLEQHVTLGEIA; translated from the coding sequence ATGACGGCCCAACCTGTTTTATCGGTCAGCAATTTGCGCGTGCAGTTTCGCGGTTCGCCGGTCACGGTGATCGACGATATCTCCCTGACATTGCACGCCGGAGAGACTCTGGCGCTGGTCGGCGAATCCGGCTGCGGCAAAAGCATCACCTCGCTGACGCTGATGGGCCTGCAACCCGATAGCGCGCGGATTTTACAGGGCGAGATGCAGTTTGATGGCCGCGATTTGCGCGCTCTGAGCGCCGGTGACTACGCCAGCCTGCGCGGCAATCAGCTGGCGATGATTTTTCAGGAGCCGATGACCTCGCTCAACCCGGCCTTCACCCTCGGCGATCAGCTGAGCGAGGCGGTGATGCGCCATCGTAAGGTCAACCGCCGTACTGCCATGGACGCTGCACTGGCCATTCTGCAAAAAGTGCAGATTCCGGCCGCGGAAATGCGCCTGAAGGCGTACCCACATCAGCTGTCGGGCGGAATGCGCCAGCGCGTGATGATCGCCATGGCGCTGATTAACCAGCCCAAACTGCTGATCGCCGATGAACCCACCACCGCGCTCGACGTCACCATTCAGGCGCAGATCCTCGATCTGCTGAATACGCTGAAGCAGGAAACCGGCACCGCGGTACTGATGATCACCCACGATCTTGGCGTGGTAGCGGAAGTGGCGCAGCGCGTAGCGGTGATGTACGCCGGTCAGGTGGTGGAGAGCGGAACGGTGGCCGAGATTTTCAACGATCCGCAGCACCCCTACACCATCGGGCTGATGGGATCGATTCCCAGCCTGAGCGCGCGCAGCGGCGCACTGGCGACCATTCCCGGCTCGGTGCCGCTGCCGGAGAGCATGCCCGCCGGTTGCCGTTTTGCCACCCGCTGCCCGTTTGCAGAAACGCGCTGTCATCAGAACCGTCCGGCGCTGCGCGCGCTGACGCCGGAACATCAGGTGGCCTGTTTTCGCGCCCCGCTGGAACAGCACGTTACGCTGGGAGAGATCGCATGA
- a CDS encoding FadR/GntR family transcriptional regulator, with protein MSDTPKSAINSSSALEQLRQLIQQQEHTPDRALPTERELAERFGVGRREIRRALDVLEEEGRIWRKQGKGTFVGPAAPVQPLVLQDLPQQSNLLEVMEARLQLEPGLARLAALRASKEQIALMKRLIERMQGIVAPEDGDQHELWDSAFHRAIAEAAGNRLMLGLFEAVDAVRRDPGWQHLREQARTPARLNNYDNHHQRLLEHIANRQPHEAAAAMREHLLALQQALMETLYASHEETP; from the coding sequence ATGAGTGACACGCCAAAATCTGCCATCAACTCCAGCTCGGCGCTGGAGCAATTGCGCCAGCTGATCCAGCAGCAGGAGCACACGCCCGATCGCGCACTGCCGACCGAGCGCGAACTGGCCGAACGCTTTGGCGTGGGTCGCCGCGAAATCCGCCGCGCGCTGGATGTGCTGGAAGAAGAGGGCCGCATCTGGCGTAAACAGGGCAAAGGCACCTTTGTCGGCCCGGCCGCCCCGGTGCAGCCGCTGGTATTACAGGATTTGCCGCAGCAGTCGAACCTGCTGGAGGTGATGGAAGCGCGTCTGCAACTGGAGCCAGGGCTGGCGCGCCTCGCCGCACTGCGCGCCAGCAAAGAACAAATCGCCCTGATGAAACGCCTGATTGAACGCATGCAGGGCATTGTCGCGCCAGAAGATGGCGACCAGCACGAACTGTGGGACAGCGCCTTTCACCGCGCCATCGCCGAGGCCGCCGGAAATCGCCTGATGCTCGGCCTGTTTGAAGCTGTCGATGCGGTGCGCCGCGACCCCGGCTGGCAGCATCTGCGCGAACAGGCTCGCACCCCGGCACGCCTCAATAACTACGATAACCATCACCAGCGTCTGCTGGAGCATATCGCCAATCGCCAGCCCCATGAGGCGGCGGCAGCGATGCGTGAGCATCTGCTGGCGCTGCAACAGGCGCTGATGGAAACCCTGTATGCCAGCCACGAGGAGACGCCATGA